A region from the Aeromicrobium choanae genome encodes:
- a CDS encoding sirohydrochlorin chelatase: MSTRIIVCGHGTTSHLGRSALASLVNAIRRHAPGCEVVDAFVDVQQPSLADVVAETSGPRVIVPLLLNHDCATARLMNEVAADDPLVRVAPAMGPDWVLAEIGVRRLIEAGAKPSDTIVMVAPQADGSKALADVSKAARLLSAVWGGPVHVGVVDGVGTPVEDALDVARAHSHRVVVSMYALASGEGASAIGRLGADVVTAPLLGAGAPDPRLVSLALERARVLQAPGHVDSAI, from the coding sequence GTGAGCACTCGGATCATCGTCTGCGGGCACGGGACGACGTCGCACCTCGGCCGCTCGGCCCTCGCGTCGCTCGTCAACGCGATTCGCCGCCATGCCCCGGGCTGCGAGGTGGTGGACGCCTTCGTCGACGTGCAGCAGCCGTCGCTGGCCGACGTGGTGGCCGAGACCTCCGGTCCCCGCGTCATCGTGCCCCTGCTGCTCAACCACGACTGCGCGACCGCGCGGCTGATGAACGAGGTGGCCGCGGATGATCCCCTCGTCCGCGTCGCGCCCGCGATGGGTCCGGACTGGGTGCTGGCCGAGATCGGCGTCCGCCGCCTGATCGAGGCGGGGGCGAAGCCGTCGGACACGATCGTGATGGTGGCGCCCCAGGCCGACGGGTCGAAGGCGCTGGCCGACGTCTCGAAGGCCGCCCGGCTGCTCAGCGCGGTGTGGGGAGGCCCGGTGCACGTGGGCGTCGTCGACGGCGTCGGCACCCCGGTGGAGGACGCGCTCGACGTGGCCCGGGCGCACAGCCACCGGGTCGTCGTCTCGATGTACGCGCTGGCGTCGGGGGAGGGCGCCTCGGCCATCGGGCGGCTCGGCGCCGATGTCGTCACCGCTCCGCTGCTGGGCGCGGGAGCACCCGATCCCCGCCTCGTCTCGTTGGCCCTGGAGCGCGCGCGGGTGCTGCAGGCACCCGGTCACGTGGACTCGGCCATCTGA
- a CDS encoding ribonuclease J: MSHMHTELPTPPPLEAGAMRVVPLGGLGEIGRNMTVFEFDGKLLIVDCGVLFPEEHHPGVDLILPDFGPIRERLDDIVGLVLTHGHEDHIGGVPYLLRERGDIPVIGSKLTLALLAPKLKEHRLKDVPTYVVSENDVQSFGPFECEFVAVNHSIPDALAVAIKTAAGVALHTGDFKMDQLPLDGRITDLRAFARLGEAGVDLFLTDSTNSEVPGFTTAEKQITPAIDAVFARSKKRIIVASFASHIHRVQQVLDAAVKHNRKVAYVGRSMVRNMQIARELGYLNVPDGVVVDKIDAAPPEQMVLMSTGSQGEPMAALSRIANRTHPQVHLEPGDTVLLASSLIPGNENAIYRVIDGLTKIGANVVHKGNALVHVSGHASAGELLYCYNIVQPSNVMPVHGEIRHLHANAALAQQTGVPNTIIAEDGYAVDLVDGHARIAGAYDVGYVYVDGSSIGDVTDSDLKDRRTLAAEGFISVIAVIDSTTGKIVTGPEIHARGLAEDDSVFDAIQPKVVAALEEALADGARDTAALQQVMRRVLGSFAGRRLRRRPLIIPIVLEA, from the coding sequence ATGAGCCATATGCACACCGAACTTCCCACCCCGCCCCCGCTCGAGGCCGGCGCGATGCGGGTCGTCCCGCTCGGCGGCCTCGGCGAGATCGGTCGCAACATGACCGTCTTCGAGTTCGACGGCAAGCTGCTGATCGTCGACTGCGGCGTGCTCTTCCCCGAGGAGCACCACCCCGGCGTGGACCTGATCCTGCCCGACTTCGGCCCGATCCGGGAGCGCCTCGACGACATCGTGGGGCTGGTCCTGACGCATGGTCACGAGGATCACATCGGCGGTGTGCCGTACCTGCTTCGCGAGCGCGGGGACATCCCGGTGATCGGCTCGAAGCTGACGCTGGCCCTGCTGGCGCCGAAGCTCAAGGAGCACCGCCTGAAGGACGTGCCCACGTACGTCGTCTCCGAGAACGACGTCCAGTCGTTCGGCCCGTTCGAGTGCGAGTTCGTCGCGGTGAACCACTCGATCCCCGACGCCCTGGCGGTCGCGATCAAGACCGCCGCCGGCGTCGCGCTGCACACCGGCGACTTCAAGATGGACCAGCTGCCGCTCGACGGCCGGATCACCGACCTGCGCGCGTTCGCGCGGCTCGGCGAGGCCGGGGTCGACCTGTTCCTCACCGACTCGACCAACTCCGAGGTGCCCGGCTTCACCACGGCCGAGAAGCAGATCACCCCCGCGATCGACGCCGTCTTCGCGCGCAGCAAGAAGCGCATCATCGTCGCGTCGTTCGCCTCGCACATCCACCGCGTCCAGCAGGTGCTCGACGCGGCCGTGAAGCACAACCGCAAGGTGGCCTACGTCGGCCGCTCGATGGTGCGCAACATGCAGATCGCCCGCGAGCTGGGCTACCTCAACGTGCCCGACGGCGTGGTGGTCGACAAGATCGACGCCGCCCCGCCGGAGCAGATGGTGCTCATGTCCACCGGCTCGCAGGGTGAGCCGATGGCCGCGCTGTCGCGCATCGCGAACCGCACGCACCCCCAGGTGCACCTCGAGCCCGGCGACACCGTCCTGCTGGCGTCGTCGCTGATCCCGGGCAACGAGAACGCGATCTACCGCGTGATCGACGGCCTCACCAAGATCGGCGCCAACGTCGTGCACAAGGGCAACGCCCTCGTCCACGTCTCGGGCCACGCCTCGGCCGGCGAGCTGCTGTACTGCTACAACATCGTGCAGCCGTCCAACGTGATGCCGGTGCACGGCGAGATCCGCCACCTGCACGCCAACGCGGCGCTCGCGCAGCAGACGGGCGTGCCCAACACGATCATCGCCGAGGACGGCTACGCCGTGGACCTCGTCGACGGTCACGCCAGGATCGCCGGGGCGTACGACGTGGGCTACGTCTACGTCGACGGCTCGTCCATCGGCGACGTCACCGACTCCGACCTCAAGGACCGCCGCACGCTCGCGGCCGAGGGCTTCATCTCGGTCATCGCCGTGATCGACTCCACCACCGGCAAGATCGTCACCGGCCCCGAGATCCACGCTCGCGGGCTGGCCGAGGACGACTCGGTCTTCGACGCGATCCAGCCGAAGGTGGTCGCCGCCCTCGAGGAGGCGCTCGCCGACGGCGCGCGCGACACCGCCGCGCTGCAGCAGGTCATGCGCCGTGTCCTCGGCTCGTTCGCGGGGCGTCGCCTGCGCCGTCGCCCGCTCATCATCCCCATCGTCCTGGAGGCGTGA
- the dapA gene encoding 4-hydroxy-tetrahydrodipicolinate synthase encodes MTSPLATEAAPFGRLLIAMATPFTPDGGLDLDAAAALATHLVDTGADGIVVSGTTGESPTTTGEEDGRLLAAVLEAVGDRATIVAGVGTNDTRHTVELAEQAVRVGAHGLLLVSPYYSKPPQSGILANIDAVVDAAGDTPIMLYDIPGRTGVEISEATYAELESRRTVLAVKDATGDLARAARLRASSRLAIYSGDDVVNLPFFAIGAVGTVSVVGHVASARIKQMIEAVDAGDLARAREIDNEILPLTAAVMGQTQGAIAAKVAMVELGIIPSAAVRLPLTPATDDQVEVIRTALKDAGLLA; translated from the coding sequence ATGACGTCTCCGCTGGCGACCGAGGCCGCTCCGTTCGGCCGGCTCCTCATTGCGATGGCCACCCCGTTCACCCCGGACGGCGGCCTCGACCTGGATGCCGCTGCCGCGCTCGCGACCCACCTGGTCGACACCGGGGCCGACGGCATCGTCGTCAGCGGCACCACCGGCGAGTCGCCCACGACCACCGGCGAGGAGGACGGCCGGCTGCTGGCCGCCGTGCTCGAGGCGGTGGGCGACCGGGCCACGATCGTCGCGGGCGTCGGCACCAACGACACCCGCCACACCGTCGAGCTGGCGGAGCAGGCCGTGCGCGTGGGCGCCCACGGGCTCCTGCTCGTGTCGCCGTACTACAGCAAGCCGCCCCAGTCGGGCATCCTGGCCAACATCGACGCCGTCGTCGACGCCGCCGGCGACACGCCGATCATGCTGTACGACATCCCCGGCCGCACCGGCGTCGAGATCTCCGAGGCGACCTATGCCGAGCTGGAGTCGCGACGCACGGTCCTGGCCGTCAAGGACGCCACCGGCGACCTGGCCCGGGCCGCCCGACTGCGTGCGAGCTCGCGCCTGGCGATCTACTCGGGCGACGACGTCGTGAACCTGCCGTTCTTCGCCATCGGCGCGGTCGGCACCGTCAGCGTCGTCGGCCACGTCGCCAGCGCCCGCATCAAGCAGATGATCGAAGCGGTCGACGCCGGTGACCTGGCGCGCGCCCGCGAGATCGACAACGAGATCCTCCCGCTCACGGCCGCCGTCATGGGCCAGACGCAGGGTGCCATCGCCGCCAAGGTGGCCATGGTCGAGCTCGGCATCATCCCCAGCGCGGCCGTCCGGCTGCCGCTCACTCCCGCCACGGACGACCAGGTTGAGGTCATCCGCACCGCTTTGAAGGACGCAGGTCTGCTCGCATGA
- a CDS encoding thioesterase family protein: protein MTDHYPQDTVATRDDDGTLTLPVTDRWNTPLGKPNGGWVLASMLRAAMDHTDVGRPVVAAITYFASPEAGTTATLTVTPVKLGRRVQTVDVDLACEGKPLARMTASFARDHHGPTQELGAAPELPDPGTLPDPRQGGMPADGLFGRVEYRMAQAPGWSQGKPSGDPTTTLWQRLDGGSEIDWPAVGLLVDASPPPVLELGHLVSMTVQLTVHFHRLPEPGSWVASRFTTRHLADGFHEEDGELWDDQGRLVAQSRQLAILL, encoded by the coding sequence GTGACCGACCACTACCCGCAGGACACCGTCGCGACCCGCGACGACGACGGAACACTGACGCTCCCCGTGACCGACCGCTGGAACACCCCGCTGGGCAAGCCGAACGGCGGCTGGGTGCTGGCGTCCATGCTGCGTGCGGCGATGGACCACACGGACGTCGGCCGCCCGGTGGTCGCCGCGATCACCTACTTCGCCTCCCCCGAGGCCGGCACCACGGCCACCCTGACCGTCACGCCGGTCAAGCTGGGCCGGCGGGTGCAGACGGTGGACGTCGACCTGGCGTGCGAGGGCAAGCCGCTGGCGCGGATGACGGCCAGCTTCGCGCGTGACCACCACGGTCCGACCCAGGAGCTGGGCGCGGCCCCCGAGCTGCCCGACCCCGGGACCCTGCCCGACCCGCGCCAGGGCGGCATGCCGGCCGACGGCCTGTTCGGGCGCGTCGAGTACCGGATGGCCCAGGCCCCGGGCTGGTCGCAGGGCAAGCCGTCGGGCGACCCGACGACCACGCTGTGGCAGCGCCTCGACGGGGGCTCCGAGATCGACTGGCCCGCCGTGGGGCTGCTGGTCGACGCCAGTCCCCCGCCGGTCCTTGAGCTGGGTCACCTCGTCTCGATGACGGTGCAGCTCACGGTGCACTTCCACCGCCTGCCCGAGCCGGGCTCGTGGGTGGCGTCGCGCTTCACGACCCGTCACCTCGCCGACGGCTTCCACGAGGAGGACGGCGAGCTGTGGGACGACCAGGGCCGCCTCGTGGCCCAGTCGCGTCAGCTCGCCATCCTGCTCTGA
- a CDS encoding VOC family protein has product MAHGDITHVDIPVGDYKRAQDFYGSLFGWQIAEVPGFEGYPMWQAPNQISGGGLAPRSEGFTQPRSYVEVDSIEETLATAQEHGARVVMEKNPISETSWWAIFEDPDGNVIGLYEGTTEAGE; this is encoded by the coding sequence ATGGCACACGGCGACATCACGCACGTCGACATCCCGGTCGGCGACTACAAGCGCGCGCAGGACTTCTACGGCAGCCTCTTCGGCTGGCAGATCGCGGAGGTCCCCGGCTTCGAGGGCTACCCGATGTGGCAGGCGCCCAACCAGATCAGCGGTGGCGGCCTCGCCCCGAGGTCCGAGGGCTTCACCCAACCGCGCTCCTACGTGGAGGTCGACTCCATCGAGGAGACGCTCGCGACGGCGCAGGAGCACGGCGCACGCGTCGTGATGGAGAAGAACCCGATCTCCGAGACCAGCTGGTGGGCGATCTTCGAGGACCCCGACGGCAACGTGATCGGCCTCTACGAGGGCACGACCGAAGCGGGGGAGTGA
- a CDS encoding dihydrofolate reductase translates to MTVTIAVAVGANGVIGFDGGMPWPRTGDMRQFKELTWGHPIVMGRATYASIGRPLPGRTSVVLTRQPDFDPGDPAVIVANDLDTALARARELDDEVFLIGGAAVFDEALARDLVDALVVTHVPLSPPGDTFFGPVDPDRWTETDRQRHAGTPDYEIATYVRR, encoded by the coding sequence ATGACGGTCACGATTGCGGTGGCGGTCGGCGCGAACGGCGTCATCGGGTTCGACGGCGGGATGCCCTGGCCCCGCACGGGCGACATGCGCCAGTTCAAGGAGCTCACGTGGGGCCATCCCATCGTGATGGGCCGCGCCACCTACGCCTCGATCGGCCGGCCGCTCCCGGGCCGTACCTCCGTCGTGCTCACTCGCCAGCCCGACTTCGACCCGGGCGATCCAGCGGTCATCGTCGCGAACGACCTCGACACGGCCCTGGCGCGGGCGCGCGAGCTGGACGACGAGGTGTTCCTCATCGGCGGCGCGGCGGTGTTCGACGAGGCCCTCGCGCGCGACCTCGTCGACGCGTTGGTCGTCACCCACGTACCGCTGAGCCCACCGGGCGACACGTTCTTCGGGCCCGTCGACCCGGACCGCTGGACCGAGACCGACCGGCAGCGGCACGCGGGCACGCCCGACTACGAGATCGCCACCTACGTGCGCCGCTGA
- a CDS encoding thymidylate synthase, producing the protein MQAYLDLVRRILDEGVAKGDRTGTGTRSVFGHQMRFDLADGFPVVTTKKVHLKSVVAELLWFIAGDTNTQYLRDNGVTIWDEWADDQGDLGPIYGYQWRSWPAPDGRHIDQLKAVIEAIKADPNSRRHIVSAWNVADLDAMALAPCHAFFQFYVADGRLSCQLYQRSADVFLGVPFNIASYALLTQMVAQVTGLEPGEFVWTGGDCHLYVNHLDQAREQLTRDPLPLPTLRLDPSVTDIDDFTLESITIEDYRSHAAIKAPIAV; encoded by the coding sequence ATGCAGGCCTACCTCGATCTCGTCCGCCGGATCCTCGACGAGGGGGTGGCGAAGGGCGATCGCACCGGCACCGGCACGCGCAGCGTCTTCGGGCACCAGATGCGCTTCGACCTCGCCGACGGGTTCCCCGTGGTCACCACCAAGAAGGTGCACCTCAAGAGCGTCGTCGCCGAGCTGCTGTGGTTCATCGCCGGCGACACGAACACGCAGTACCTGCGCGACAACGGCGTCACGATCTGGGACGAGTGGGCCGACGATCAGGGCGACCTGGGGCCCATCTACGGCTACCAGTGGCGCTCGTGGCCGGCGCCCGACGGCCGGCACATCGACCAGCTCAAGGCCGTCATCGAGGCGATCAAGGCCGACCCGAACTCGCGCCGTCACATCGTGAGCGCCTGGAACGTGGCCGACCTCGACGCGATGGCGCTGGCGCCCTGCCACGCGTTCTTCCAGTTCTACGTCGCCGACGGCAGGCTGAGCTGCCAGCTGTACCAGCGCTCCGCCGACGTGTTCCTCGGCGTCCCCTTCAACATCGCGTCCTACGCGCTGCTGACGCAGATGGTCGCCCAGGTCACCGGCCTCGAGCCCGGGGAGTTCGTCTGGACGGGCGGCGACTGCCACCTCTACGTCAACCACCTCGACCAGGCGCGCGAGCAGCTCACCCGCGATCCGCTGCCGCTGCCCACGCTGCGTCTCGACCCCTCGGTCACCGACATCGACGACTTCACGCTCGAGTCGATCACGATCGAGGACTACCGCTCCCACGCCGCCATCAAGGCCCCGATCGCGGTCTGA
- a CDS encoding GNAT family N-acetyltransferase: MSADVSVRLAWPDDSARIAAVQREHWVRTYASTVDPAELEALDESVMAQRWAQLISAPRDARMRTLVALERAALRGFALVHPCHDPDADQVRDAEIGEFVVSADHQREGHGSRLLHACVDTVRADGFERAVWWVSPTDDALRSWLVASGWDADGAHREFAGATGPLKQVRLHTMLT; encoded by the coding sequence ATGAGCGCCGATGTCTCCGTCCGTCTCGCCTGGCCCGACGACAGCGCCCGCATCGCCGCGGTCCAGCGCGAGCACTGGGTGCGCACGTATGCCAGCACGGTCGACCCGGCCGAGCTCGAGGCCCTCGACGAGTCGGTGATGGCGCAGCGCTGGGCCCAGCTCATCAGCGCCCCGCGTGACGCGCGCATGCGCACCCTCGTCGCCCTCGAGCGCGCCGCCCTGCGCGGCTTCGCCCTCGTGCACCCGTGCCACGACCCCGACGCCGACCAGGTCCGGGACGCCGAGATCGGCGAGTTCGTCGTCTCCGCCGACCACCAGCGCGAGGGGCACGGATCGCGGCTGCTGCACGCCTGCGTGGACACCGTGCGGGCCGACGGGTTCGAGCGCGCGGTCTGGTGGGTCTCCCCCACCGACGACGCCCTGCGCTCCTGGCTGGTCGCCTCGGGCTGGGACGCCGACGGGGCGCACCGCGAGTTCGCCGGAGCGACCGGTCCCCTCAAGCAGGTCCGCCTCCACACGATGCTGACGTGA
- a CDS encoding AzlC family ABC transporter permease, which produces MSEPTTDREIIADSLGVGIGVGLYGITFGALATTGGMSVWQACALSFLAFTGASQFAFLGVVASGGAPMTGALTAVLLGIRNTFYGITLAPVLRVKGLRRLATAHIVIDESTAMSVVREDPRQGRLGFYWTGLTIFAIWNLMTLIGAVAGERIGDPRAIGLDAAVAAAFLGLLWPRLDSTPSRLLALLAAAVALGLVPFTPPGAPIIIGGIVAVLVGLRFVPTSPGGHDE; this is translated from the coding sequence GTGAGCGAGCCCACCACCGACCGCGAGATCATCGCCGACTCCCTCGGAGTGGGGATCGGGGTGGGTCTCTACGGCATCACCTTCGGCGCTCTCGCCACGACCGGCGGCATGTCGGTGTGGCAGGCGTGCGCCCTGTCGTTCCTGGCCTTCACCGGGGCGTCGCAGTTCGCGTTCCTGGGTGTCGTCGCCTCCGGCGGCGCGCCGATGACCGGCGCGCTGACCGCCGTCCTGCTGGGCATCCGCAACACGTTCTACGGCATCACGCTGGCCCCCGTCCTGCGCGTGAAGGGCCTGCGGCGCCTCGCGACCGCCCACATCGTGATCGACGAGTCCACGGCGATGTCGGTCGTGCGCGAGGACCCGCGACAGGGCCGCCTGGGCTTCTACTGGACCGGCCTGACCATCTTCGCGATCTGGAACCTGATGACCCTCATCGGCGCCGTGGCGGGCGAGCGCATCGGCGACCCGCGCGCGATCGGGCTCGACGCCGCGGTCGCCGCGGCCTTCCTCGGCCTGCTGTGGCCACGCCTGGACTCCACGCCGTCGCGCCTGCTGGCGCTGCTGGCCGCCGCGGTCGCGCTCGGCCTCGTGCCCTTCACGCCTCCCGGCGCCCCGATCATCATCGGCGGCATCGTGGCCGTCCTGGTGGGGCTGCGGTTCGTCCCCACGAGCCCGGGAGGCCATGATGAGTGA
- a CDS encoding AzlD domain-containing protein, which yields MSDLWWGVLAVAVGCYALKLLGLSVPDKVLEHPLTERAAGFIPVGLLAALVAVQGFTDGQEVVLDARVVGLAVAAVLLWRNVSFLPMLIAAAASTALVRLIAG from the coding sequence ATGAGTGACCTCTGGTGGGGCGTCCTGGCGGTGGCCGTGGGCTGCTACGCGCTGAAGCTGCTGGGCCTCTCGGTGCCCGACAAGGTCCTCGAGCACCCGCTCACCGAGCGGGCGGCCGGGTTCATACCCGTCGGCCTGCTCGCGGCACTGGTCGCCGTGCAGGGCTTCACCGACGGCCAGGAGGTCGTGCTGGACGCCCGGGTCGTCGGGCTCGCGGTGGCCGCCGTGCTGCTGTGGCGCAACGTGTCGTTCCTGCCGATGCTGATCGCCGCGGCCGCGTCCACCGCGCTCGTCCGGCTCATCGCCGGCTGA
- the dapB gene encoding 4-hydroxy-tetrahydrodipicolinate reductase, which yields MTRVAVLGAKGRMGSTSAAAIEAAEGLELVAGIDVGDDLDSLVGAGAEAALVFTTPDVAFDQARWCVEHGISVVIGTSGFGDDKVAELREVVGRHDGVGALVVPNFSIGAVLMMRFAAQAAPFFESVEVIEMHHPDKVDAPSGTAVRTAEVIAHARRDAGSAALPDATTTDPDGARGAKVEGIPVHAVRARGFIASQEVVLGDPGEIFTIRHDSSTRESFMPGVVAALRWIPGRTGVTVGLDEVLGLE from the coding sequence ATGACACGCGTGGCGGTGCTGGGTGCGAAGGGCCGGATGGGATCGACGTCGGCGGCGGCGATCGAGGCGGCCGAGGGGCTCGAGCTCGTGGCGGGGATCGACGTCGGCGACGACCTCGACTCGCTCGTCGGCGCCGGCGCTGAGGCGGCCCTCGTCTTCACGACACCCGACGTCGCGTTCGACCAGGCGCGCTGGTGCGTCGAGCACGGCATCTCGGTGGTCATCGGCACGTCGGGCTTCGGCGACGACAAGGTCGCCGAGCTCCGTGAGGTCGTGGGCCGGCACGACGGTGTGGGCGCGCTCGTCGTCCCCAACTTCTCCATCGGCGCGGTGCTGATGATGCGCTTCGCGGCGCAGGCGGCGCCCTTCTTCGAGTCGGTCGAGGTCATCGAGATGCACCACCCCGACAAGGTCGACGCGCCCTCGGGCACGGCCGTCCGCACGGCCGAGGTCATCGCGCATGCCCGTCGTGACGCCGGCTCGGCGGCGCTGCCCGACGCCACCACGACCGACCCCGACGGAGCTCGCGGCGCGAAGGTCGAGGGCATCCCGGTGCACGCCGTCCGCGCGCGCGGCTTCATCGCCTCGCAGGAGGTCGTCCTCGGTGATCCGGGCGAGATCTTCACGATCCGTCACGACTCGTCCACGCGGGAGTCGTTCATGCCCGGCGTCGTGGCGGCGCTGCGCTGGATCCCCGGGCGCACCGGAGTCACCGTCGGGCTCGACGAGGTGCTCGGCCTCGAGTGA
- a CDS encoding ABC transporter ATP-binding protein encodes MSRVVFDGATRLFPGQERPAVDHIDLEVADGEFLVLVGPSGCGKSTTLRMLAGLEDVDAGRVLIGDRDVTQVPPKERDIAMVFQNYALYPHMTVAENMGFALRIAKVSKADIATRVAEAADLLGLTDYLDRKPKALSGGQRQRVAMGRAIVRSPQVFLMDEPLSNLDAKLRVQTRTQLAALQRRLGTTTVYVTHDQVEAMTMGDRVAVLKDGVLQQVAAPRELYDRPVNLFVAGFMGSPAMNLLELPVSDGGVAFGTTTLPVPREALLATSAPTIVVGVRPENLAIAPEGLPIVVDVVEELGSDAYLYGRADGVTTPVVARTDWRNPPVKGTPTHLAVLDPEAVHHFDPRTGLRLGR; translated from the coding sequence ATGAGCCGCGTCGTGTTCGACGGGGCGACCCGCCTGTTCCCCGGCCAGGAGCGCCCCGCCGTCGACCACATCGATCTCGAGGTGGCCGACGGGGAGTTTCTCGTGCTGGTCGGCCCGTCCGGCTGCGGCAAGTCCACGACGCTGCGCATGCTCGCGGGGCTCGAGGACGTCGACGCCGGACGCGTCCTCATCGGCGACCGCGACGTGACCCAGGTGCCGCCGAAGGAGCGCGACATCGCGATGGTCTTCCAGAACTACGCGCTCTACCCGCACATGACGGTGGCCGAGAACATGGGTTTCGCGCTGCGGATCGCCAAGGTCTCGAAGGCCGACATCGCCACTCGGGTGGCCGAGGCGGCCGACCTGCTCGGCCTGACCGACTACCTCGACCGCAAGCCCAAGGCGCTCTCGGGCGGCCAGCGCCAGCGCGTGGCGATGGGCCGCGCGATCGTGAGGTCGCCGCAGGTGTTCCTCATGGACGAGCCGCTGTCGAACCTCGACGCCAAGCTGCGCGTGCAGACCCGCACCCAGCTGGCCGCCCTCCAGCGCCGACTCGGCACCACCACCGTCTACGTGACCCACGACCAGGTCGAGGCGATGACGATGGGCGACCGGGTCGCGGTGCTCAAGGACGGCGTCCTGCAACAGGTCGCGGCCCCCCGCGAGCTGTACGACCGGCCCGTCAACCTCTTCGTCGCGGGCTTCATGGGATCGCCGGCGATGAACCTGCTGGAGCTGCCCGTCAGCGACGGGGGAGTGGCGTTCGGCACGACCACCCTGCCCGTGCCGCGCGAGGCGCTCCTCGCGACCAGCGCGCCCACGATCGTCGTCGGGGTCCGTCCGGAGAACCTGGCGATCGCGCCCGAGGGCCTGCCCATCGTCGTCGACGTCGTGGAGGAGCTGGGGTCCGACGCGTACCTCTACGGGCGCGCCGACGGAGTGACCACCCCGGTGGTGGCGCGCACCGACTGGCGGAACCCGCCGGTGAAGGGGACGCCCACCCACCTGGCCGTCCTCGACCCCGAGGCGGTGCACCACTTCGACCCCCGCACGGGCCTGAGGCTCGGTCGATAG
- a CDS encoding LacI family DNA-binding transcriptional regulator translates to MTDSRQPTLEEVARLAGVGRGTASRVVNGSEHVSPHTRDAVERAVRELGYVPNQAARALRTRRTDTVALVIAEDEERVFAEPFFAGLVRGISRAVDATSRRLVLSMVPDESHLDRLGQFLTPQHVDGVMVVSMHDALSLPESPDLPIVHVGRPRDAGACYVDVDNLGGARQAVDHIIGRGRQRIACITGPQDLASGRDRLEGYREALAAAGLPFEERLVEAGDFSDASGVRGTAALVERCPDLDAIFAANDVMALGAMRELARRGLRVPEDVAVVGFDGSPAAAASTPVLTTVHQPLAELGTTAVEVLAHRIDDPGAEVRSVVLPAELRAGESA, encoded by the coding sequence ATGACTGACAGTCGCCAGCCGACGCTGGAGGAAGTGGCCCGGCTCGCCGGGGTGGGGCGCGGCACGGCGTCGCGAGTCGTCAACGGCTCCGAGCACGTGTCGCCGCACACCCGCGACGCCGTGGAGCGTGCCGTGCGCGAGCTGGGCTACGTGCCCAACCAGGCGGCGCGGGCGCTCAGGACGCGCCGCACCGACACCGTGGCGCTCGTCATCGCCGAGGACGAGGAGCGCGTGTTCGCCGAGCCGTTCTTCGCCGGCCTCGTGCGAGGGATCTCGCGCGCCGTCGATGCGACGTCGAGGCGCCTCGTGCTCTCGATGGTGCCCGATGAGTCGCACCTCGACCGGCTCGGCCAGTTCCTCACGCCGCAGCACGTCGACGGCGTCATGGTCGTGTCGATGCACGACGCGCTCAGCCTCCCGGAGAGCCCCGACCTGCCGATCGTTCACGTCGGCCGGCCCCGCGACGCGGGCGCCTGCTACGTCGACGTGGACAACCTCGGGGGAGCGCGCCAGGCCGTGGACCACATCATCGGACGAGGGCGTCAGCGCATCGCCTGCATCACCGGCCCGCAGGACCTGGCCTCCGGACGCGACCGTCTCGAGGGCTACCGCGAAGCGCTGGCCGCGGCCGGGCTGCCGTTCGAGGAGCGACTCGTCGAGGCCGGGGACTTCAGCGACGCCAGCGGCGTCAGGGGTACGGCCGCCCTCGTCGAGCGGTGCCCCGACCTCGACGCGATCTTCGCCGCGAACGACGTGATGGCGCTGGGCGCGATGCGCGAGCTCGCTCGCCGTGGGCTGAGGGTCCCCGAGGACGTCGCGGTGGTGGGCTTCGACGGCTCGCCCGCGGCCGCGGCCTCCACGCCCGTGCTGACCACGGTCCACCAGCCCCTCGCCGAGCTGGGCACCACCGCGGTGGAGGTGCTGGCGCATCGCATCGACGACCCCGGCGCGGAGGTCCGGTCGGTCGTCCTGCCGGCCGAGCTGCGAGCGGGGGAGTCCGCATGA